Proteins co-encoded in one Sulfuricystis thermophila genomic window:
- the plsX gene encoding phosphate acyltransferase PlsX, producing MTITLAVDCMGGDHGPAVTVPAVLEFLRHDPDCAAILVGREEALRPLLASADDALAGRWSIQHASEVVDMHDPVATALRVKKDSSLRVMANLVKEGRADGAVSAGNTGALMAVSRFVLKTLPGIDRPAIATALPTLRGHSYVLDLGANVDCAPEHLLQFGIMGAMLAAALEHKERPTVGLLNIGEEDIKGNETVKRAAELLKDSGLNFIGNVEGDGIYMGAADVIVCDGFVGNVALKTSEGLARMISTFLREEFARNPLTRLAGLAALPVIKAFKTRVDPRRYNGASLLGLKGVVVKSHGSADSFAFRHALEQAAEAARQKLPEKIAARMASVPVAPLLDEKEER from the coding sequence ATGACGATCACATTGGCCGTCGATTGCATGGGGGGTGATCACGGACCTGCCGTGACCGTCCCGGCCGTGCTCGAATTCCTGCGCCACGACCCCGATTGCGCGGCGATCCTCGTCGGCCGCGAGGAGGCACTGCGCCCCTTGCTGGCAAGCGCGGATGACGCGCTCGCCGGCCGCTGGTCGATTCAGCATGCGAGCGAGGTCGTCGATATGCACGACCCGGTGGCCACCGCGCTGCGCGTGAAGAAGGATTCTTCGCTGCGTGTGATGGCCAACCTCGTCAAGGAAGGTCGTGCCGATGGCGCCGTCTCGGCCGGCAACACCGGCGCGCTGATGGCGGTGTCGCGCTTCGTGCTCAAGACCTTGCCCGGCATCGACCGGCCGGCGATCGCCACCGCGCTGCCGACGCTGCGTGGCCACAGCTATGTGCTCGATCTCGGCGCCAACGTCGATTGCGCGCCGGAACATCTGCTGCAGTTCGGCATCATGGGGGCGATGCTGGCCGCCGCGCTCGAACACAAGGAGCGGCCGACGGTGGGCCTGCTCAACATCGGCGAGGAGGACATCAAGGGCAACGAGACCGTCAAGCGCGCTGCCGAGCTGCTCAAGGACAGCGGGCTCAACTTCATCGGCAACGTCGAAGGCGACGGCATCTATATGGGCGCGGCCGATGTGATCGTCTGCGACGGCTTCGTCGGCAACGTCGCGCTGAAGACCTCGGAGGGACTCGCGCGCATGATCAGCACCTTTTTGCGCGAGGAGTTCGCGCGCAATCCGCTCACGCGGCTGGCCGGTCTGGCCGCGCTGCCGGTGATCAAGGCGTTCAAGACGCGGGTCGATCCGCGCCGTTACAATGGCGCGAGCCTGCTCGGTTTGAAGGGGGTGGTGGTCAAGAGTCACGGCTCGGCGGACAGCTTCGCCTTCCGCCATGCCCTCGAACAGGCGGCGGAGGCGGCGCGCCAGAAGCTGCCCGAAAAGATCGCGGCGCGCATGGCGTCGGTGCCCGTTGCGCCGCTACTTGATGAGAAAGAGGAGCGATGA
- the rpmF gene encoding 50S ribosomal protein L32 has translation MAVQQNKKSPSKRGMHRSHDFLSAPPLAIEPTTGEVHLRHHISPSGVYRGKKVIKTKGE, from the coding sequence ATGGCTGTTCAGCAGAACAAGAAGTCCCCGTCCAAGCGCGGCATGCATCGTTCGCACGATTTCCTGTCCGCGCCGCCGCTGGCCATCGAGCCGACCACCGGCGAGGTGCATCTGCGCCATCACATTTCGCCCTCCGGCGTTTATCGCGGCAAGAAGGTCATCAAGACGAAGGGCGAGTGA
- a CDS encoding YceD family protein, which produces MSYREESDFATAVIDSLRFAETGDRLAGRLALAQLPRLADVMTSQEGWLVCVLEGCRLDCAGESRPGLRLTVTGRVQLQCQRCLSAVEVDCAIDSRLLLVPPGADWPEEDLESDAWDAIEASPALSLLALVEEEVLLALPIVPRHADCVPPLAAGAAAEEDSAPSPFAVLAGLKQH; this is translated from the coding sequence ATGTCGTACCGGGAAGAATCCGATTTCGCCACGGCGGTCATCGACAGCCTGCGTTTTGCCGAGACGGGCGATCGTCTCGCCGGGCGGCTTGCCCTGGCGCAGTTGCCGCGGCTGGCTGACGTTATGACGAGCCAGGAGGGTTGGCTGGTCTGCGTGCTGGAGGGCTGCCGTCTCGACTGCGCGGGTGAGTCACGGCCGGGCTTGCGTCTGACCGTGACGGGCCGGGTGCAGTTGCAGTGTCAGCGCTGTCTGTCGGCAGTCGAGGTCGACTGCGCGATCGACAGCCGTCTGCTGCTCGTCCCGCCGGGCGCCGACTGGCCGGAAGAGGATCTGGAAAGCGACGCCTGGGATGCGATCGAGGCCAGTCCGGCGTTGTCGCTCTTGGCCCTGGTCGAAGAGGAAGTGCTGCTGGCGTTGCCGATCGTGCCGCGTCATGCGGATTGCGTGCCGCCCCTGGCTGCCGGGGCGGCAGCGGAAGAAGACAGTGCGCCGTCGCCGTTCGCGGTGCTGGCGGGTTTGAAGCAACATTGA
- a CDS encoding Maf family protein encodes MSLPRLVLASTSPYRRELLGRLHLPFETCAPATDETPLAGEAPAATAERLSLAKAQAVVARYPAALIIGSDQVAYCGDQRFGKPGSRDNARRQLRALSGKTAIFHTGLCLLNSATGRHHLRGVATEVRFRELSDAEIERYLDLEDALNCAGSARSEGLGISLLEWMRSDDPTALIGLPLIALCEMLRAEGLELP; translated from the coding sequence ATGAGCCTGCCACGTCTCGTGCTGGCCTCGACCTCGCCCTACCGTCGCGAGCTGCTCGGCCGGCTGCATCTACCCTTCGAAACCTGCGCGCCCGCAACCGACGAAACACCGCTTGCCGGCGAGGCGCCGGCAGCGACCGCGGAGCGGCTCTCGCTCGCCAAGGCCCAGGCGGTCGTCGCGCGTTATCCGGCTGCGCTGATCATCGGCTCCGATCAGGTCGCCTACTGCGGCGACCAGCGCTTCGGCAAGCCCGGCAGCCGCGACAACGCCCGCCGGCAGTTGCGCGCGCTCTCCGGCAAGACGGCGATTTTCCATACCGGCCTGTGCCTGCTCAACAGCGCCACTGGCCGTCACCACTTGCGCGGGGTTGCCACCGAAGTGCGCTTTCGTGAGCTTTCGGATGCCGAAATCGAGCGCTACCTCGACCTGGAGGACGCGCTCAACTGCGCCGGCAGCGCGCGCTCGGAAGGCTTGGGCATCAGCCTGCTCGAATGGATGCGCAGCGACGATCCGACCGCGCTCATCGGGCTGCCGCTGATCGCACTTTGCGAGATGCTGCGTGCCGAGGGACTCGAACTGCCTTGA
- a CDS encoding SAM-dependent methyltransferase: protein MSGTLYLLPTRLGEAPWPAVLPAGTHEIACRLRHFVVENAKTARAALKWLDHPVPLREIAIEQLPEPLAPADIDRLLAPLSHGNDLGLLSEAGCPGVADPGALLVRRAHERGIPVRPLVGPSSLLLALMASGLEGQRFAFHGYLPQREPERSQRIAELERESRQKRQTQLFIETPYRNAALLEALIATCRPETMLCLACDLTLPTEHIVTRRISEWRCRPARADFYAKRPTVFLLLSER, encoded by the coding sequence TTGAGCGGCACGCTGTATCTGCTGCCCACCCGCCTGGGCGAGGCGCCCTGGCCGGCCGTGCTACCCGCCGGCACGCACGAAATCGCCTGCCGGCTGCGCCATTTCGTCGTCGAAAATGCCAAGACCGCCCGCGCCGCGCTCAAATGGCTCGATCATCCCGTCCCGCTGCGCGAGATCGCCATCGAACAACTACCCGAGCCGCTCGCGCCGGCCGACATCGACCGGCTGCTCGCCCCGCTGTCACACGGCAACGACCTCGGGCTGCTGTCGGAGGCCGGTTGCCCGGGCGTGGCCGATCCCGGCGCTTTGCTCGTCCGACGCGCGCATGAACGGGGCATCCCCGTGCGGCCGCTCGTCGGGCCCTCGTCGCTGCTGCTGGCGCTGATGGCTTCGGGACTCGAAGGCCAACGCTTCGCCTTCCACGGCTATCTGCCGCAACGCGAGCCCGAGCGTTCGCAACGCATCGCCGAACTGGAGCGGGAATCGCGTCAAAAGCGCCAGACACAGCTCTTCATCGAAACGCCCTACCGCAACGCGGCCCTGCTCGAAGCGCTGATCGCCACCTGCCGGCCGGAGACAATGCTGTGCCTGGCCTGCGATCTGACCCTGCCGACCGAACACATCGTGACGCGCCGCATCAGCGAGTGGCGGTGCCGTCCTGCCCGCGCCGACTTTTACGCCAAGCGGCCGACGGTATTTCTGCTGCTCAGCGAACGCTGA